CATCCCGGAGGCGACCGTCGCCCGCCTCCCCCTGTATCTGCGGGCGCTGACGGCGCTCTCCGAGCGCTCCGTCCCCACCGTCTCCTCCGAGGAGCTGGCCGCCGCCGCCGGCGTCAACTCCGCCAAGCTCCGCAAGGACTTCTCCTACCTCGGCAGCTACGGCACCCGCGGCGTCGGCTACGACGTCGAGTACCTGGTCTACCAGATCTCCCGTGAGCTGGGTCTCACCCAGGACTGGCCGGTCGTCATCGTCGGCATCGGAAACCTCGGCCACGCCCTCGCCAACTACGGCGGCTTCGCCTCCCGCGGCTTCCGGGTCGCCGCCCTGCTCGACGCCGACCCCGGCGTCGTCGGCACCACCGCCGCCGGCCTGCCCGTCCGGCACATGGACGAGCTGGAGTCCATCGTCGAGAGCCAGCAGGTCTCCATCGGCGTGATCACCACCCCGCCCGGCGCCGCCCAGCAGGTCTGCGACCGCCTCGTCGAGGCCGGCGTCACCAGCATCCTCAACTTCGCCCCCACCGTGCTGACCGTCCCGGACGGCGTGGACGTGCGCAAGGTCGACCTCTCCATAGAGCTCCAGATCCTCGCCTTCCACGAGCAGCGCAAGGCCGGCGAGGAGCCCGGCGGCGGCGACTCCGTGCTCGACCGTGCCCCCGGCCCGGTCCGCGCCGCGGCCGCCAAGCTGCGCCGCGCCGCCGGCGCCGCCAAGGGCGAGCCCGCCAAGGGCGCCGACCGCTCCGCCCAGGGCCGCGCCGCCAAGACCGCCGCCCAGAACGCCGCCGGCCCGACCGCCGCCGGCGGCGAGGGCGACCTCTCGGCGGTGATGCCGGCATGAGCCTGCTCGTCGTCGGACTGAGCCACCGCACCGCCCCGGTCGGCGTGCTGGAGCGCGCCGCCCTCACCGGCGAGGTCCCCACCCGCCTGCTGCACGACGCCGCCGCCTCGGCCACCGTCGCCGAGGCCGCCCTGGTCAACACCTGCAACCGGATCGAGCTCTACGCGGACGTGGACAAGTTCCACGCCGGCGTCGCCGAACTCTCGCTGCTGCTCGCCCACCACAGCGGCGTCGACCTGGAGGAGCTCACCGCCCACCTCTACGTCCACTACGAGGACCGCGCCGTCCACCACCTCTTCTCGGTGGCCTGCGGCCTGGACTCGATGGTCGTCGGCGAGGGCCAGATCCTCGGCCAGCTGCGCGACGCCCTGGCCCGCTCCCAGGACGAGCACACCGCCGGCCGCGGCCTCAACGAGCTCTTCCAGCAGGCCCTTCGGGTCGGCAAGCGCGCCCACAGCGAGACCGGCATCGACCGGGCCGGCCAGTCCCTGGTCACCTTCGGCCTGGAGCAGGTCGCCGCCGGCGCCGGCGACATCGCCGGCAAGCGCGTCCTGGTGGTGGGCGCCGGCTCGATGAGCTCGCTCGCCGCCGCCACCCTCGTCCGCGCCGGCGTCACCGACCTGCTCGTCGCCAACCGCACCGCCGAGCGCGCCGAGCGCCTGGTCGGCAACCTCGGCACCGGCCGCACCGTCGACTTCGCCAAGGTCCCCGAGGTGCTCGCCGACGTCGACCTGGTGGTCTCCTGCACCGGCGCCGCCGGCGTGGTCATCACCGCCGAGCAGGCCGCCGCCGCCGTCGCCGCCCGCACCGGCGAGGGCCCGCTCGCCTTCCTCGACCTCGCGATGCCGCGGGACGTCCACCACGACGTCCACGAGCTGCCCGGCGCGCTCCTGGTCGACATCGAGAGCCTGTCCCACGCGCACTCCGCCGACGGCCCGGGTGCCGCCGACGTCGACGCCGTCACCGGCATCGTCGCCGACGAGGTCGCCGCCTTCGGCGCCGCCCAGCGCGCCGCCCGGATCGCCCCCACCGTGGTCGCGCTCCGCTCGATGGCGTCCGACGTCGTCATCGGCGAGCTCGCCCGCCTCGAAGCCCGGCTGCCCGACCTCGACGAGCGCTCCCGCGCCGAGATCGGCCAGACCGTCCGCCGCGTCGTCGACAAGCTGCTGCACGCACCCACCGTGCGGGTCAAGCAGCTCGCCGCCGAGCCCGGCGGCGCCTCGTACGCCGAGGCGCTGCGGGAACTCTTCGACCTGGACCCGGCGGCCGTGCACGCCGTCTCCGGCACCCCGGCCTCGTCGCCGGGCGCCGGCCAAGCCCCCCGCGGCGGAGCGGCCGGATGAACCCCGTCAACCCCCACCGGCACGACCTGGACGAGCACCTCATGAATGGTCAACTGAGCAGCCCCCCGGGCGCCCCCGAGCAGCCGCTGCGCCTGGGCACCCGACGCAGCGCCCTGGCGATGGCGCAGTCCGGCATGGTCGCGCGCGAGGTGAGCCGGGTCACCGGCCGCCCGGTGGAACTCGTCGAGATCACCACCTTCGGCGACACCTCCCGGGAGGCGCTGGCGCAGATCGGCGGCACCGGCGTGTTCGTCTCGGCGCTGCGCGACGCCCTCCTGGAGGGCCGCATCGACCTCGCCGTGCACTCCCTCAAGGACCTCCCCACCGCCGCCCCGGCCGGCC
This genomic window from Streptomyces sp. TLI_235 contains:
- a CDS encoding redox-sensing transcriptional repressor, which produces MRITVQGQIGHHLCAHVHKRIAWLPKPSFTLGSTVAIGRPTQSSSQAPDTGAARRPSRARGIPEATVARLPLYLRALTALSERSVPTVSSEELAAAAGVNSAKLRKDFSYLGSYGTRGVGYDVEYLVYQISRELGLTQDWPVVIVGIGNLGHALANYGGFASRGFRVAALLDADPGVVGTTAAGLPVRHMDELESIVESQQVSIGVITTPPGAAQQVCDRLVEAGVTSILNFAPTVLTVPDGVDVRKVDLSIELQILAFHEQRKAGEEPGGGDSVLDRAPGPVRAAAAKLRRAAGAAKGEPAKGADRSAQGRAAKTAAQNAAGPTAAGGEGDLSAVMPA
- a CDS encoding glutamyl-tRNA reductase, producing the protein MSLLVVGLSHRTAPVGVLERAALTGEVPTRLLHDAAASATVAEAALVNTCNRIELYADVDKFHAGVAELSLLLAHHSGVDLEELTAHLYVHYEDRAVHHLFSVACGLDSMVVGEGQILGQLRDALARSQDEHTAGRGLNELFQQALRVGKRAHSETGIDRAGQSLVTFGLEQVAAGAGDIAGKRVLVVGAGSMSSLAAATLVRAGVTDLLVANRTAERAERLVGNLGTGRTVDFAKVPEVLADVDLVVSCTGAAGVVITAEQAAAAVAARTGEGPLAFLDLAMPRDVHHDVHELPGALLVDIESLSHAHSADGPGAADVDAVTGIVADEVAAFGAAQRAARIAPTVVALRSMASDVVIGELARLEARLPDLDERSRAEIGQTVRRVVDKLLHAPTVRVKQLAAEPGGASYAEALRELFDLDPAAVHAVSGTPASSPGAGQAPRGGAAG